The DNA region AACTTGGTCCAGTTGGAGCAGGAATTTATGGATTTTTTAATAGATTATTAATACCAGTAGGGTTACATCATGCAGTAAACTCTGTATTCTGGTTCAATGTTGCAGGAATAAATGATATAGGAAGATTTTGGGGAAGTCCAGCAGTAGCTTATGCAGATTTACCAGAAATTTTACAAGGGACATATCATGTTGGAATGTATCAAGCAGGTTTCTTCCCTATAATGATGTTTGGACTTTTAGGAGCATGTGTTGCATTTATTCAAACTTCAAAACCAGAAAATAGAACTAAAATATTTTCAATAATGGTTGCAGCAGGTTTTACAAGTTTTTTTACAGGAGTAACAGAACCTATTGAATTTGCATTTATGTTTGTTGCACCAGTTTTATACTTGTTACATGCATTATTAACAGGGATTTCATTATTTTTAGCTGCATCATTTAACTGGATAGCAGGATTTAGTTTTTCAGGAGGATTTATAGATTTCTTCTTATCATTGAAAAATCCAAATGCAAACAATCCATTTATGTTAATAGTTTTAGGTTTAGTATTTTTTGTAGTTTATTACTTTGTGTTTCTATTTGTTATTAAAGCATTTAATCTAAAAACACCAGGTAGAGAAGAAAGTGAAGAAGAAAAATTGGAAGCTGTAAAAATTAAAACTACAAATTTAGAATTAGCAGAATCATTAATAGCTTTATTAGGTGGAGCAGATAATATAGTTGAAGTGGATAATTGTACTACAAGACTTAGATTAAAAGTTAAAGACAGTGATAATGTTAAAGATAGTGAAATTAAAAAATTAGTTCCAGGATTATTAAAGCCTTCTAAAGAATCAATACAAGTTATAATAGGGCCTCATGTTGAATTTGTTGCTAATGAATTAAAAAGAATATTAGGTAAATAATACAACATAATTTGATTTTTATTTGTGATAAAGGTACAAAAAATAAAAATAAACATTGACTATTTGATAGGAAAAAAGTTAAAATGTAGACATGAGATAATTTAAAAATTAAATATTTTAATAAAGGGGGCAATGTATATGAAAGTTTTTACCACAGAAAATATTAGAAATATATCTCTATTAGGACATAGAGGTTCTGGGAAGACTACACTGATCGAGTCTATCCTTTATGTCAAGGGTTATATAAAGAGAAAAGGAGATGTAGAAAATGGGACTACTGTTTCAGATTTTGATAAAGAAGAAATTCGCAGAATTTTCTCAATAAATACATCTTTAATTCCAGTTGAACATAATGATGTTAAACTTAATTTCCTTGATACACCAGGATATTTTGATTTTGTTGGAGAAGTAGTATCATCACTAAGAGTGTCTGCTTCTGCTGTACTTATTTTAGATGCAACTGCTGGAGTAGAAGTTGGGACTGAAAAAGCTTGGAAGCTACTTGAAGAAAGAAAATTGCCTAGAATTATTTTTGTAAATAAAATGGATAAGGGTTATGTAAATTACCCAAAACTTTTAGCTGAATTAAAGGAAAAATTTGGTAAGAAAATTGCTCCTTTCTGTATCCCAATTGGGGAAAAAGATGAATTTAAGGGTTTTGTAAATGTTGTAGATATGGTTGGAAGAGTATTTGATGGAAAAGAATGTGTTGATACTCCTATTCCAGAGGATATAGATGTTAGTGAAGTTAGAAATCTTTTGTTTGAAGCTATTGCTGAAACAGATGAAGTTTTAATGGATAAATATTTTGCTGGTGAAGAGTTCACACGTGATGAAATAGTTAAAGGGTTGCATAAAGGTGTAGTTAATGGTGATATAGTTCCAGTTATGGTTGGTTCTGCTCAACAAAATATAGGAATACATACCTTATTAAATTATCTTGAACTATATATGCCTTGTCCAACTGAATTATTTAGTGGACAAAGAATAGGGGAAGATCCAACAACTCAACAAGAAAAAGTTGTAAAAATATCTTCTGAAAATCCATTCTCTGCAATAGTTTTTAAAACTTTGGTTGACCCATTTATAGGAAAAATTAGTTTCTTTAAAGTAAATTCAGGAGTTCTTAGAAAAGAAACAGAAGTTTTCAACCCTAAGAAAAATAAAAAAGAAAGAATTGCTCAAATTATAACAATGCAAGGAAATAAACAAATAGAACTTGATGAAATATGTGCAGGAGATATTGGAGCAACAACTAAGTTACAATTTACTCAAACTGGAGATACTCTATGTGATAAAAACTTCCCAGTTGTATTTAATAAAATAAAGTTCCCTAAACCAAATATTTATTCAGGTGTATTACCAGCTGATAAAAATGATGATGAAAAATTAAGTACTGCACTGCAAAAAGTGATGGAAGAAGACCCAACATTTGTTATGACTAGAAACTATGAAACAAAGCAATTATTAATAGGTGGGCAAGGAGAAAAACATCTATATATAATTTTATGTAAGATAAAAAATAAATTTGGAGTTCATGCTGAATTAGAAGATGAAATAGTTTCTTATCGTGAAACTATACTTGGAAAAGCTGAAGTTGAAGGAAAACATAAAAAACAATCTGGTGGAGCAGGACAATATGGAGATGTATTTATAAGATTTGAACATTCTGATAAAGATTTTGAATTTGTAGATGAAATCAAAGGTGGAGTTGTTCCTAGAAACTATATACCAGCAGTTGAAAAAGGACTTATAGAAGCTAAAGAAAAAGGAGTTTTAGCAGGATACCCTGTTATAAACTTTAAAGCAACTTTATATGATGGAAGTTATCATCCAGTTGATTCTAATGATTTATCATTCAAATTAGCTGCAATTCTTGCTTTTAAAGCTGGAATGGAAAAGGCTAAACCTGTTCTTTTAGAACCAGTTGTAAGGATGGAAATTAGAATCCCAGAAGAATATATGGGAGATGTCATGGGAGATTTGAACAAGAGAAGAGGCAGAGTTTTAGGTATGGACCACACTGAAACTGGTGAACAACTTCTACTTGCAGAAGTTCCAGAAGCAGAAATATTGAAATACTCTATTGATTTAAGAGCTTTGACTCAAGGTAGAGGGGAATTTGAATACGAGTTTATAAGATATGAAGAAGTTCCTGAAAATATTTCTAAGAAAATTATAGAAGAAAGAAATAAAGATAAATAAAATGAAAAAACCAGGATTTAATTAGTCCTGGTTTTTTCATTTTTATCTAAATATAAAAATAGATATTGTACTAAAATGGTAAAATAAACAAAAAAAGTTTGAAATAAGTTAAAAAATATGTTAAATTATTAATAAGACGATGTGGATATTCTCTAAAATCGGATGTTCATGGAGTTTTATAAGCTAGTTGTAAAAATTAAACTCAATTGAAGGAGGAAGAAAAATGGGAATTCATGTGTACAACAAAGTAAGTGAAGAATTAGTGGAAAAATTTAAAAAAATTGTTCCAGGGAAGGTTTATACAAAAGATGAAATAAACCAAGATTTTTTTCATGATGAAATGCCTATTTACGGAGAAGGAGAACCAGAAGTTGTTATAGATGTAACAACAACAGAGTCAATTTCAGAAATTATGAAATTGTGTTATGAAAATAATATTCCAGTTGTTCCAAGAGGAGCTGGAACAGGTTTGACTGGAGCAGCTGTAGCAGTAACTGGTGGAGTTATGTTGAATTTGACAAAGATGAACAAAATTTTAGGTTATGACTATGAAAATTTTGTTGTCAGAGTAGAACCAGGGGTTTTATTAAATGAACTAGCAGAAGATGCTTTGAAACAAGGATTATTGTATCCACCTGATCCAGGTGAAAAATTTGCAACACTTGGTGGAAATGTTGCAACAAATGCTGGTGGAATGAGAGCAGTAAAATATGGAACTACAAGAGATTATGTTAGAGCTATGACAGTTGTGCTTGCTACTGGAGAAGTTATTAAATTAGGAGCAACAGTTTCTAAAACAAGTACAGGTTATAGTTTATTAAATTTAATGATAGGTTCAGAGGGAACATTAGGTATTATAACAGAGTTGACTTTAAAATTGATTCCAGCTCCAAAAGAAACAATAAGTTTAATTATTCCTTATGAAAATCTTGATGAATGCATTGCAACAGTTCCTAAATTTTTTATGAATCATTTACAACCACAAGCATTAGAATTTATGGAAAGAGAGATAGTACTAGCTTCTGAAAGATATATAGGTAAGAGTGTATTTCCTCAAAAATTAGAAGGAGTAGACATTGGAGCCTATTTATTGGTTACTTTTGATGGAGATGACATGGAAGCATTAGAAGAAATTACAGAAAAAGCTTCTGAAATAGTTTTAGAAGCAGGAGCATTAGATGTTTTAGTTGCTGATACTCCAGCTAAGAAAAAAGATGCTTGGGCAGCAAGGAGTAGTTTCTTAGAAGCTATTGAAGCAGAAACAAAATTATTAGATGAATGTGATGTTGTAGTTCCTGTTAACCAAATAGCAAATTATTTACATTATGTAAATGAAACAGGTAAAAAATATGATTTTTCTGTAAAGAGTTTTGGACATGCAGGAGATGGAAATCTTCATATTTATGCTTGTAGCAATGATATGGAATTAGAAGAATTTAAACATCAAGTAGAAGAATTCATGATAGATATATATAAGAAAGCATCTGAACTTGGAGGTTTAATTTCTGGGGAACATGGAATAGGTTATGGGAAAATGCAATTCTTAGCTGACTTCTCAGGTGAAGTAAATATGAGACTTATGAGAGGAATAAAAGAAGTATTTGACCCTAAGATGATTTTAAATCCAAATAAAGTTTGTTATAAAGCATAGTATAAGTGATTATAGGAGGTACAATTATGGCATATTTAATTTCTGAAGAAGCTCAAGATTTATTGAAAGATGTAAAAAAATTCTGTGATAATGAAGTAAGAGAACAATGTAAAGAATATGATAAAAGTGGTGAATGGCCAAAAGAAATATATGATAAGGCAATAGAACAAGGATATCAAGCATTGGAAGTTCCTGAACAATATGGAGGACCAGGACTAAAAAGAGTTGATGTTGCTGCTTTAATTGAAGAAATGGCGATAGCAGATGCAGGATTTGCAACTACTATTTCTGCTAGTGGACTTGCAATGAAACCAGTTTTTATTTCAGGAACTGAAGAACAAAAACAAAGAATGTGTGATTTAGTTTTAGAAGGCGGATTAGGAGCATTCTGTTTAACAGAACCGGGAGCTGGTTCTGATGCTAGTGCTGGAAGAACAACTGCCATTAAAGATGGAGATGAATATGTTTTAAATGGTAGAAAATGTTTTATAACAAATGGAGCAGTAGCATCTTTCTATTGTATTACTGCTATAACAGATAAAGAAAAAGGTTTAAAAGGAATTTCTATGTTCTTTGTAGAAAAAGGAACAAAGGGACTTAGTACAGGAAATCATGAAGATAAAATGGGAATAAGAACTTCTAATACTTGTGATGTAGTATTAGAAGATTGTAGAATACCTGCTAGTGCATTGGTTGGAAAAGAAGGAGAAGGATTTGCAATAGCAATGAAAACTTTGGACCAAGCCAGATCTTGGATAGGCTGTATTGCAGTTGGAATCGCTCAAAGAGGAATACAAGAAGCAATAGCTTATGGAAAAGAAAGAATACAATTTGGAAAACCTATTATAAAAAATCAAGCATTACAATTTAAAATTGCAGATATGGAAATTAAAACAGAAACTGCAAGACAAATGGTAGCTCATGCTTTAACTAAGATGGATTTAGGTTTACCTTATGGTAAAGAATCAGCTATTGCAAAATGTTATGCAGGGGATATTTCAATGGATGTATCATCTGAAGCTATTCAAATTTTTGGAGGATATGGATACAGTAGAGAATATCCAGTTGAAAAATTACTAAGAGATGCTAAGATATTCCAAATCTTTGAAGGAACTAATGAAATTCAAAGAATTGTAATTGCAAATAATGTAATTGGTCGTTAGGAGGAAGTAATGGAAATATTAGTTTGTATAAAACAAGTTGCAGATGACTCTGTTGAAATATTTATGAATGAAAGTACAGGGAAACCTGCATTAGAAGGAGTTGAAAAAGTAGTAAATGCTTTTGATACTTATGCTTTGGAAATGGCAGCTAGATTAAAAGAAGCAAAAGGAGACACTACTATATCTGTCCTTTCTCTTGGTGGAGAAGATGTTAAAAATAGTTTAAAAAATTGTTTAGCAGTTGGAGCAGATGAAGCATTCTGTGTCAAAGATGAAAATTATCAAGAAAAAGATGCAGTTATAATAGCACAGGCTTTAACTAAAGCTATTCATGAAATAGAAACAAAAAGAGGAAAGAAATTTGATATTATCTTCTGTGGAAAAGAAACAACCGACTTTGCAACTGGACAAGTTGGAATTTTGTTAGCAGATGAGTTAAATTATGGAGTAGTAACTAATTTAGTTGATATAGATACAGAAGCTGAAAAAGTTATTGCTAAAAAAGAAACTGAAATAGGATATGAAAAAGTTGAAGTTGCTTCACCTTGTATAGTAACTGTAAATAAGCCTAATTATGAACCTCGTTATCCAACAATAAAAAGTAAAATGGCAGCTAGAAAAAAAGAAATAACTGAAATTTCAGTTGAAGTTGTTAGTGAAAGTGCAATAAAAGAAGTTAAATTATTCTCACCTCCAAAAAGACAAGCTGGAGTAAAAATAAAAGCTGGAACTGCTGAAGAATTAGTTGCACAAGCTATTCAAAAAATGTTGGAAGCAAAAGTATTTTAGGGAGGTTATAAGATGGAAAAAAATATAATAGTATATATAGAAACAGTTGATAACTCTCCTGTCAATGTTTCTTTGGAAGCTTTAACTTTAGCAAAAAAGATTTCAAAAGAAAATAATAAGCAAGTTATTGCAGTTTTAATTGGAGAAAATTTAGATGGAGTAACTAAAAAGTGTTTTGAATATGGAGCAGATGAAGTTCTATATTTAGAAGAAAGCAGAAAAGAATTAGAAGCTGTTGGAAATGCTTTGATAGGAGCAAAAGAAAAATATAATCCTAGTGTTATTTTCTTAGGTTCTACTATAAATGGAAAAGATTTGGCTAATATAGTGGCAAGTGAAATGAAAACTCCTGCTTTTATTGATGTTGTAGCATTAAAATATGAAAATAATAAATATTTAATGACTCTTCCTATGTATGGTGGAAATATTTTAAAAGAAGTAACTTTTGAAGGAGATAAAACATTAGTTATTGCAGTTCGTTCAGGAGTTTGTAAAAAAGAAGTTTTTGAAGGTAATTCTGGAGAAGTAAAAAAAGAAAAAGCTACTGAAAAGAATTTATTTACAAAAATAGTGGATATAGTTCAAGAAATATCAGAATCAGTTAATTTAGAAGAAGCAGAAGTTATTGTTGCTGGTGGTAGAGGTATGGGTAGTAAGGAAAACTTTGAATTAGTAAAACAATTAGCTGAAGTATGTGGTGGAGTTGTTGGAGCAACAAGACCTGCAACAGAAGATGAATGGATACCTCGTTCTCACCAAGTTGGTCAGTCTGGAAAAATTGTTGCACCAAAATTATATATTGCTTGTGGTATATCAGGAGCAACTCAACATGTATCTGGAATAATGGGTTCAAACTATATAGTAGCAATAAATAAAGATGAAGATGCACCTATTTTTGATATAGCTGATGTTGGAATTGTAGGAAATGTTATGGACATAATTCCACTTATGATAGAAGAAATCAAAAAAATAAAATCTTAAAATATTCTATAAAGCAAGAATTGAAAATAATAAGTTTTATATGAACAAAAAATAAGAGAGTTACATTCCAGATTTTAGGATAAAAATTAAATAGAATGAGCCGAGCAAATCTCGCTGTGTTTGAACGAAGTGAGTTTAGCGAATTTGCAGCAAATTCTTAATTTTTATCTGTTAAGAAATCTGGCTAGTAACGAACTATTTTTTGTTTATTATGCATCATTCTTGCTTTAAATAGGAGGCAAACTGTATGGGACAATGGATTATAATTTTAGCAGTTGCTCTTGTAGGGCAATTTGTCAGTGACCTTATTTCTTTTCCAATTCCAAAAACAATTATTGCATCTATAATATTATTTTTGCTTTTGGAATTTAAAGTTGTAAAGGCAGATTATTTTAAAGAAGTTTTAGCAGGTTGTAAAAAACATTTAGCTTTCCTTTTTCTTCCTGTTGGGGTGGGAATTATGACTCAATTAAATTCTCGTCCAATAATGGATTATGTAAAGGTACTATTCATTATGGTGCTTAGTACATTTTTAATCATGTTATTCACAGGAAAATTAGCTGATATTATTATTGGTATTCAAGAAAAAATATTAGATAATAAAGATAAAGAGGAGGGTAAAAATGAGTGAAGTATTTGGAAAGTTTATACTTGAAAATGATATACTTAAAAATATTGTTTTTAGTCCATTCTTTGGAATAGTGTTATCATTGATAACTTATGAAATAGGAAAATATTTCTTTTCAAAAACAAAATCAATCTTTTGTAATCCTCTTTTAATAGGTATAGTTTTATCAATAGCATTTTTAATGATTTTAGGTATTCCATTTGAAGCTTATAATAAAGGTGGAAGTATTTTAAAATTGTTAATAAGTCCTATTGAAAGTGTAATAATTGGAGTTGCTTTGTATGAACAATTCCAAATATTAAAAAGAAATTGGTTCCCTATTTTAGTATCAACAGTTTTAGGAAGTGCTTTTTCAGTTGTTATATTGTATATATTAGGAAAAGTTTTTGGACTTACTCCTGATTTATTCTATGCAACTCTACCAAAATCGGTAACAACAGCTATCGCTCTTGATATTGGTTCTAAATTTGGTTGGGAAGG from Fusobacterium simiae includes:
- the nagE gene encoding N-acetylglucosamine-specific PTS transporter subunit IIBC is translated as MFNYLQKIGKALMVPVAVLPAAAIMLGIGYWIDPSGWGANSQLAAFLIKAGAAIIDNMPILFAIGVAYGLSKDKDGAAALAGLVAFEIVTTLLSTGAVSQIMGIPQEEVHAAFGKINNQFIGILCGVISGELYNKFYKIELPKFLAFFSGKRFVPIITSVVMIVVSFILTYIWPIIYGALVSFGTSIAKLGPVGAGIYGFFNRLLIPVGLHHAVNSVFWFNVAGINDIGRFWGSPAVAYADLPEILQGTYHVGMYQAGFFPIMMFGLLGACVAFIQTSKPENRTKIFSIMVAAGFTSFFTGVTEPIEFAFMFVAPVLYLLHALLTGISLFLAASFNWIAGFSFSGGFIDFFLSLKNPNANNPFMLIVLGLVFFVVYYFVFLFVIKAFNLKTPGREESEEEKLEAVKIKTTNLELAESLIALLGGADNIVEVDNCTTRLRLKVKDSDNVKDSEIKKLVPGLLKPSKESIQVIIGPHVEFVANELKRILGK
- the fusA gene encoding elongation factor G, whose amino-acid sequence is MKVFTTENIRNISLLGHRGSGKTTLIESILYVKGYIKRKGDVENGTTVSDFDKEEIRRIFSINTSLIPVEHNDVKLNFLDTPGYFDFVGEVVSSLRVSASAVLILDATAGVEVGTEKAWKLLEERKLPRIIFVNKMDKGYVNYPKLLAELKEKFGKKIAPFCIPIGEKDEFKGFVNVVDMVGRVFDGKECVDTPIPEDIDVSEVRNLLFEAIAETDEVLMDKYFAGEEFTRDEIVKGLHKGVVNGDIVPVMVGSAQQNIGIHTLLNYLELYMPCPTELFSGQRIGEDPTTQQEKVVKISSENPFSAIVFKTLVDPFIGKISFFKVNSGVLRKETEVFNPKKNKKERIAQIITMQGNKQIELDEICAGDIGATTKLQFTQTGDTLCDKNFPVVFNKIKFPKPNIYSGVLPADKNDDEKLSTALQKVMEEDPTFVMTRNYETKQLLIGGQGEKHLYIILCKIKNKFGVHAELEDEIVSYRETILGKAEVEGKHKKQSGGAGQYGDVFIRFEHSDKDFEFVDEIKGGVVPRNYIPAVEKGLIEAKEKGVLAGYPVINFKATLYDGSYHPVDSNDLSFKLAAILAFKAGMEKAKPVLLEPVVRMEIRIPEEYMGDVMGDLNKRRGRVLGMDHTETGEQLLLAEVPEAEILKYSIDLRALTQGRGEFEYEFIRYEEVPENISKKIIEERNKDK
- a CDS encoding FAD-binding oxidoreductase; this encodes MGIHVYNKVSEELVEKFKKIVPGKVYTKDEINQDFFHDEMPIYGEGEPEVVIDVTTTESISEIMKLCYENNIPVVPRGAGTGLTGAAVAVTGGVMLNLTKMNKILGYDYENFVVRVEPGVLLNELAEDALKQGLLYPPDPGEKFATLGGNVATNAGGMRAVKYGTTRDYVRAMTVVLATGEVIKLGATVSKTSTGYSLLNLMIGSEGTLGIITELTLKLIPAPKETISLIIPYENLDECIATVPKFFMNHLQPQALEFMEREIVLASERYIGKSVFPQKLEGVDIGAYLLVTFDGDDMEALEEITEKASEIVLEAGALDVLVADTPAKKKDAWAARSSFLEAIEAETKLLDECDVVVPVNQIANYLHYVNETGKKYDFSVKSFGHAGDGNLHIYACSNDMELEEFKHQVEEFMIDIYKKASELGGLISGEHGIGYGKMQFLADFSGEVNMRLMRGIKEVFDPKMILNPNKVCYKA
- a CDS encoding acyl-CoA dehydrogenase family protein — its product is MAYLISEEAQDLLKDVKKFCDNEVREQCKEYDKSGEWPKEIYDKAIEQGYQALEVPEQYGGPGLKRVDVAALIEEMAIADAGFATTISASGLAMKPVFISGTEEQKQRMCDLVLEGGLGAFCLTEPGAGSDASAGRTTAIKDGDEYVLNGRKCFITNGAVASFYCITAITDKEKGLKGISMFFVEKGTKGLSTGNHEDKMGIRTSNTCDVVLEDCRIPASALVGKEGEGFAIAMKTLDQARSWIGCIAVGIAQRGIQEAIAYGKERIQFGKPIIKNQALQFKIADMEIKTETARQMVAHALTKMDLGLPYGKESAIAKCYAGDISMDVSSEAIQIFGGYGYSREYPVEKLLRDAKIFQIFEGTNEIQRIVIANNVIGR
- a CDS encoding electron transfer flavoprotein subunit beta/FixA family protein — its product is MEILVCIKQVADDSVEIFMNESTGKPALEGVEKVVNAFDTYALEMAARLKEAKGDTTISVLSLGGEDVKNSLKNCLAVGADEAFCVKDENYQEKDAVIIAQALTKAIHEIETKRGKKFDIIFCGKETTDFATGQVGILLADELNYGVVTNLVDIDTEAEKVIAKKETEIGYEKVEVASPCIVTVNKPNYEPRYPTIKSKMAARKKEITEISVEVVSESAIKEVKLFSPPKRQAGVKIKAGTAEELVAQAIQKMLEAKVF
- a CDS encoding electron transfer flavoprotein subunit alpha/FixB family protein — its product is MEKNIIVYIETVDNSPVNVSLEALTLAKKISKENNKQVIAVLIGENLDGVTKKCFEYGADEVLYLEESRKELEAVGNALIGAKEKYNPSVIFLGSTINGKDLANIVASEMKTPAFIDVVALKYENNKYLMTLPMYGGNILKEVTFEGDKTLVIAVRSGVCKKEVFEGNSGEVKKEKATEKNLFTKIVDIVQEISESVNLEEAEVIVAGGRGMGSKENFELVKQLAEVCGGVVGATRPATEDEWIPRSHQVGQSGKIVAPKLYIACGISGATQHVSGIMGSNYIVAINKDEDAPIFDIADVGIVGNVMDIIPLMIEEIKKIKS
- a CDS encoding CidA/LrgA family protein — encoded protein: MGQWIIILAVALVGQFVSDLISFPIPKTIIASIILFLLLEFKVVKADYFKEVLAGCKKHLAFLFLPVGVGIMTQLNSRPIMDYVKVLFIMVLSTFLIMLFTGKLADIIIGIQEKILDNKDKEEGKNE
- a CDS encoding LrgB family protein, with protein sequence MSEVFGKFILENDILKNIVFSPFFGIVLSLITYEIGKYFFSKTKSIFCNPLLIGIVLSIAFLMILGIPFEAYNKGGSILKLLISPIESVIIGVALYEQFQILKRNWFPILVSTVLGSAFSVVILYILGKVFGLTPDLFYATLPKSVTTAIALDIGSKFGWEGSLITMMTVTTGITGAVIAPVVAKFIKSPVAKGLAIGTASHAVGTAKAIEMGEVEGAMSGLALSLAAISTSFIIPFLLTVIL